From a single Couchioplanes caeruleus genomic region:
- a CDS encoding sensor domain-containing diguanylate cyclase → MSHPTIARAVRFACGDGAWWRVPLSVVPLTAVMYAAGWGAPLSVLHLAVVAAYVSACGSRAWKPVAATAVVAIGAGQALVAGGVLDSRLDAAQSHVLAALVAAVIVAGARTLGRFAEDRERAEAAAKRGEERLRALVRDGSEVITLCDASGDVTWVSSAARPVLGYKPEELRGRVLRGLFHPEDEAASAELFARLLASDSTVEHSAELRVRHANGSWYWHEIVARNMLAHPSVQAIVTHQRDITDRRAAQDRIAYAASHDALTGLANGATLERDLARALAQGTRYQHPVAMLLCDLDGFRAVNETYGHDVGDRLLQTVSGVLKRTTRETDTAGRLGGDGFGVVLTHVRSADEAMTVARRIIEGVAASAAVAGLRLDVGCTVGVALAFPGGTDARTLMRHADRAMHRGKDTGRDSAILYVEDEISAPWA, encoded by the coding sequence GTGAGCCATCCGACGATCGCGAGGGCCGTACGGTTCGCGTGCGGGGACGGCGCCTGGTGGCGCGTCCCCCTGTCCGTGGTGCCGTTGACCGCCGTCATGTACGCGGCCGGCTGGGGCGCGCCCCTGTCCGTGCTGCACCTCGCGGTCGTGGCGGCGTACGTGTCGGCATGCGGCTCCCGGGCGTGGAAGCCCGTGGCGGCGACGGCCGTCGTGGCGATCGGCGCCGGGCAGGCGCTGGTCGCCGGCGGTGTGCTGGACAGCCGGCTCGACGCCGCGCAGTCGCACGTGCTGGCGGCCCTCGTGGCCGCCGTGATCGTCGCGGGTGCGCGGACCCTGGGGCGGTTCGCCGAGGACCGGGAGCGGGCCGAGGCGGCTGCGAAGCGGGGCGAGGAGCGGCTCCGGGCGCTCGTCCGCGACGGCTCCGAGGTGATCACCCTCTGTGACGCCTCCGGCGACGTGACCTGGGTGAGCTCGGCCGCGCGGCCGGTGCTCGGGTACAAGCCCGAGGAGCTGCGCGGGCGGGTGCTGCGGGGACTGTTCCACCCGGAGGACGAGGCCGCCTCGGCGGAGCTGTTCGCGCGCCTGCTCGCCTCGGACAGCACCGTCGAGCACTCCGCCGAGCTGCGGGTACGGCACGCGAACGGGTCGTGGTACTGGCATGAGATCGTGGCGCGCAACATGCTGGCGCACCCGTCGGTGCAGGCGATCGTCACCCATCAGCGCGACATCACCGACCGGCGGGCGGCGCAGGACCGGATCGCGTACGCGGCGTCGCACGATGCGCTGACCGGCCTGGCGAACGGGGCGACGCTGGAGCGGGACCTGGCGCGGGCGCTCGCGCAGGGCACCCGGTACCAGCATCCGGTGGCGATGCTGCTGTGCGACCTGGACGGGTTCCGGGCGGTCAACGAGACGTACGGCCACGACGTCGGCGACCGCCTCCTGCAGACCGTCAGCGGCGTGCTCAAGCGCACGACGCGGGAGACCGACACGGCCGGCCGGCTCGGCGGCGACGGGTTCGGGGTGGTGCTGACGCACGTCCGCAGCGCCGACGAGGCGATGACGGTGGCCCGGCGGATCATCGAGGGCGTCGCGGCCAGCGCGGCGGTGGCGGGGCTGCGGCTGGACGTCGGCTGCACCGTCGGGGTGGCGCTGGCGTTCCCGGGCGGTACGGACGCGAGGACGCTGATGCGGCACGCGGACCGGGCGATGCACCGGGGCAAGGACACGGGCCGCGACAGCGCGATCCTCTACGTCGAGGACGAGATCAGCGCGCCCTGGGCGTAG
- a CDS encoding helix-turn-helix transcriptional regulator, which yields MTSEHRRDLLRLRRVRDRIDREYAQPLDVPALARGAHMSAGHLSRAFRAAYGESPYSYLMTRRIERAMALLRQGRLSVTEVCFAVGCSSLGTFSTRFTELVGMPPSTYRRRAAAAAADLPPCLAKQVTRPVRNREAPALAPP from the coding sequence GTGACCAGCGAGCACCGCCGCGATCTGCTCCGGCTGCGCCGCGTGCGCGACCGGATCGACCGCGAGTACGCCCAGCCGCTGGACGTTCCGGCGCTCGCCCGCGGTGCGCACATGTCGGCCGGGCATCTGAGCCGCGCGTTCCGCGCCGCGTACGGCGAGTCGCCGTACAGCTACCTGATGACGCGGCGGATCGAGCGGGCGATGGCACTGCTGCGGCAGGGCCGGCTCAGCGTCACCGAGGTGTGCTTCGCGGTGGGCTGTTCGTCGCTGGGCACGTTCAGCACCCGCTTCACCGAGCTGGTCGGGATGCCGCCCAGCACGTACCGGCGGCGGGCGGCCGCGGCGGCCGCGGATCTGCCGCCCTGCCTGGCGAAACAGGTGACCCGGCCGGTCAGGAATCGAGAAGCGCCGGCCCTCGCGCCGCCCTAG
- a CDS encoding VOC family protein translates to MDITIHASFLPHDDPDAALAFYRDALGFEVRADVGSGPMRWITVGPPGQPGTSILLAPAATDPGITDEERRVITGMMAKGTYGWILLATKDLDGTFERLRAADAEVVQEPVEQPYGMRDCAFRDPAGNLIRIQELR, encoded by the coding sequence ATGGACATCACGATTCACGCGAGCTTCCTGCCGCACGACGACCCCGACGCCGCCCTGGCCTTCTACCGCGACGCGCTCGGCTTCGAGGTGCGGGCCGACGTGGGCTCGGGTCCGATGCGCTGGATCACGGTGGGGCCGCCCGGCCAGCCCGGCACGTCGATCCTGCTGGCGCCGGCGGCGACCGACCCGGGCATCACCGACGAGGAACGGCGCGTCATCACCGGCATGATGGCCAAGGGGACGTACGGCTGGATCCTGCTGGCCACCAAGGATCTCGACGGCACGTTCGAGCGGCTGCGCGCCGCCGACGCCGAGGTGGTCCAGGAGCCGGTCGAGCAGCCGTACGGGATGCGCGACTGCGCGTTCCGGGATCCCGCGGGCAACCTGATCCGCATCCAGGAGCTGCGCTGA
- a CDS encoding aminoglycoside phosphotransferase family protein yields the protein MHPAVFTRNVTSAWGDAGRRWLAALPDLVAGVAREWDLTVGDPYPLTFNWVAPARRADGSAAVLKLGVPESGHLSSEATALDAFGGAGAVRLLHRDDERGALLIERAEPGTTLRALVREHDEQATAVLIDAMRRLHRPAPPGIGLEPLEQRLEDFAAHKERYRGRDPFPPGLVDQAMSLHAELCASATERVVLHGDLHHENVLAATREPWLVIDPHGVAGDPGAELGPALYNPLDGDEPTLRLLDRRVEQFADGLGMSPDRVVAWGFAQAVLSEVWTADGGVPRPGRALEVALALRPRLR from the coding sequence ATGCACCCCGCCGTCTTCACCCGCAACGTCACCAGCGCCTGGGGCGACGCCGGCCGCCGATGGCTCGCCGCGCTGCCGGACCTCGTCGCCGGCGTCGCCCGCGAGTGGGATCTCACGGTGGGTGACCCGTACCCGCTGACCTTCAACTGGGTGGCCCCGGCGCGCCGGGCCGACGGCTCCGCCGCGGTGCTGAAGCTGGGCGTACCCGAATCCGGGCACCTGAGCAGCGAGGCGACCGCGCTGGACGCGTTCGGCGGAGCCGGCGCGGTGCGGCTGCTGCACCGCGACGACGAGCGCGGCGCCCTGCTCATCGAACGCGCCGAGCCCGGCACCACCCTGCGCGCTCTGGTCCGCGAGCACGACGAGCAGGCCACGGCCGTCCTGATCGACGCCATGCGCCGCCTGCACCGGCCCGCGCCGCCCGGTATCGGCCTGGAGCCGCTCGAGCAGCGCCTGGAGGACTTCGCCGCGCACAAGGAGCGGTACCGCGGCCGCGACCCCTTCCCGCCGGGCCTCGTCGACCAGGCGATGAGCCTGCACGCCGAGCTCTGCGCGTCGGCGACGGAACGCGTCGTCCTGCACGGCGACCTGCACCACGAGAACGTCCTCGCCGCCACGCGCGAACCGTGGCTGGTGATCGACCCGCACGGCGTGGCCGGCGACCCCGGCGCCGAGCTGGGGCCGGCCCTCTACAACCCGCTCGACGGCGACGAACCGACGCTGCGGCTGCTCGACCGCCGCGTCGAGCAGTTCGCCGACGGCCTGGGCATGTCGCCGGACCGCGTCGTGGCCTGGGGCTTCGCGCAGGCGGTGCTGTCGGAGGTGTGGACCGCGGACGGCGGCGTGCCCCGGCCCGGCCGCGCCCTCGAGGTGGCCCTGGCGCTGCGGCCCCGGCTGCGCTGA
- a CDS encoding C40 family peptidase, producing MKRIGTRRAAILRSLLCVIAATGVMLVPTAAHATPSPSSIEKQIDEQWNKLEPVIEQYNDVHNQLIKNRAQLKQINKRLQPLQLQVDLALSQVGGMAADAYKQGSPGAMQAMLVSGSPTGLTEKLTFLDQIARHQQQQIAGVAKLRDKYAKDQQALTTLTDAVAARDKDLAARKKEIQKKVDDLQKLRIRAYGQSGASDGPLRTGPCPVDYTNDKGGRAAQKACSLIGIKYIFGAEGPSGYDCSGLTKVAWASVGVHLEHFTGDQVHTGRAVSRSELQPGDLIFYGSPVHHVAIYVGGGTMVHAPHTGDHVRMASIDSPGAITAIRRPG from the coding sequence GTGAAACGGATCGGGACGCGACGCGCCGCGATTCTGCGCAGCCTGCTCTGTGTCATCGCCGCGACCGGGGTGATGCTGGTTCCCACCGCGGCACACGCGACACCGTCGCCCTCGAGCATCGAGAAGCAGATCGACGAGCAGTGGAACAAGCTCGAGCCGGTCATCGAGCAGTACAACGACGTGCACAACCAGCTGATCAAGAACCGTGCACAGCTCAAGCAGATCAACAAGCGGCTGCAGCCCCTGCAGCTGCAGGTCGATCTCGCCCTGTCGCAGGTGGGCGGCATGGCGGCCGACGCGTACAAGCAGGGTTCGCCCGGGGCCATGCAGGCCATGCTGGTCAGCGGATCGCCGACCGGCCTGACCGAGAAGCTCACGTTCCTCGATCAGATCGCGAGGCACCAGCAGCAGCAGATCGCGGGCGTGGCGAAGCTGCGCGACAAGTACGCGAAGGACCAGCAGGCTCTGACCACTCTCACCGACGCCGTGGCGGCACGCGACAAGGACCTCGCCGCGCGGAAGAAGGAGATCCAGAAGAAGGTCGACGATCTGCAGAAACTGCGGATCCGGGCCTACGGTCAGAGCGGCGCGAGCGACGGTCCGCTGCGGACCGGCCCCTGTCCGGTGGACTACACCAACGACAAGGGCGGACGCGCGGCCCAGAAGGCGTGCTCGCTGATCGGCATCAAGTACATCTTCGGTGCCGAGGGACCCAGTGGGTACGACTGCTCGGGCCTGACCAAGGTGGCGTGGGCGTCCGTGGGAGTGCACCTCGAGCACTTCACCGGCGACCAGGTCCACACCGGACGGGCCGTCAGCCGCAGCGAGCTGCAACCGGGAGACCTGATCTTCTACGGCAGCCCGGTGCACCACGTGGCCATCTACGTGGGAGGCGGCACCATGGTGCACGCACCCCACACCGGCGACCACGTGCGGATGGCCAGCATCGACAGCCCCGGGGCGATCACGGCGATCCGCCGCCCGGGCTGA
- a CDS encoding M56 family metallopeptidase, with protein sequence MTALLLGALGLTLSLVVPGVLATARWPGRAPAAAVVLWQSITLTGILCALGVVLAAPQELVAALGSGTPVGAAALVAALAVAAVIIIRLLASLAGVTHRSRTRRARHRMLVDLLDTAERHGELPDEVPAGLRVLDGPLPFAYCLPGRRPRVVLSGGALRVLDRAQVNAVIAHEQAHLRHRHDLVMESFTAFHRAVPGPLRSRAPLDAVHLLLEMVADDAARRRCGAGPLRSALAVLGDAVTPGGPTEPAGDAGEERRRRMSRLTGDDPRSAPVAAGALAAAAALLVLPTVILVVPWLDRALSAWPL encoded by the coding sequence GTGACCGCGCTGCTGCTCGGTGCGCTGGGCCTGACGCTGTCGCTGGTCGTGCCGGGGGTCCTCGCCACCGCCCGCTGGCCGGGCCGGGCGCCGGCCGCCGCGGTCGTGCTGTGGCAGAGCATCACCCTGACCGGCATCCTGTGCGCGCTCGGCGTCGTGCTCGCCGCGCCGCAGGAGCTGGTCGCCGCGCTGGGGTCCGGCACGCCGGTCGGCGCCGCGGCCCTCGTCGCCGCCCTGGCGGTCGCCGCGGTGATCATCATCCGGCTGCTGGCCTCGCTGGCCGGGGTGACCCACCGCTCGCGTACCCGCCGGGCCCGGCACCGGATGCTCGTCGACCTGCTCGACACCGCGGAACGCCACGGTGAGCTGCCCGACGAGGTGCCGGCCGGGCTGCGGGTGCTCGACGGGCCGCTGCCGTTCGCGTACTGCCTGCCGGGCCGCCGCCCGCGCGTCGTGCTCAGCGGGGGAGCGCTGCGCGTCCTCGACCGGGCCCAGGTGAACGCGGTCATCGCCCACGAGCAGGCGCACCTGCGTCACCGGCACGACCTGGTGATGGAGTCGTTCACGGCGTTCCACCGGGCGGTGCCCGGCCCGCTGCGCAGCCGTGCGCCGCTGGACGCCGTCCACCTCCTGCTGGAGATGGTGGCCGACGACGCGGCCCGGCGCCGCTGCGGAGCCGGACCGCTGCGCAGCGCGCTGGCGGTGCTCGGCGACGCCGTGACCCCCGGCGGGCCCACGGAACCGGCCGGGGACGCCGGCGAGGAGCGGCGGCGGCGCATGTCCCGCCTGACCGGCGACGATCCCCGCTCGGCCCCGGTGGCGGCCGGCGCACTCGCCGCCGCGGCCGCATTGCTGGTGTTACCCACAGTGATCCTGGTGGTGCCGTGGCTCGACCGCGCGCTCTCGGCTTGGCCGCTTTAA
- a CDS encoding BlaI/MecI/CopY family transcriptional regulator encodes MALGDLEREVMQQLWDAGQPLTVRQVHERLSRRRELAYTTVMTVLDRLAKKAVVTQQKADRAYRYAPAQSREEMTAALMLDALSAAPDGVRDAALAHFVGRLDPSALTAAIEAARKESAAES; translated from the coding sequence ATGGCACTCGGGGACCTCGAACGCGAGGTCATGCAGCAGTTGTGGGACGCCGGGCAGCCGCTGACCGTGCGGCAGGTGCACGAGCGCCTCAGCCGGCGGCGGGAGCTGGCGTACACGACCGTCATGACGGTGCTCGACCGCCTCGCCAAGAAGGCCGTGGTCACCCAGCAGAAGGCCGACCGCGCCTACCGGTACGCGCCCGCGCAGTCGCGCGAGGAGATGACGGCCGCGCTGATGCTCGACGCGCTCAGCGCCGCGCCCGACGGCGTCCGCGACGCGGCGCTGGCCCACTTCGTCGGGCGCCTGGATCCGTCGGCGCTGACCGCCGCGATCGAGGCGGCCCGGAAGGAATCGGCCGCGGAGTCGTGA
- a CDS encoding cytochrome ubiquinol oxidase subunit I: MDVLDLTRLQFAVVTIYHYFFVPLSISLAATAAGLQLTWLRTGDDKYRDLTKFVGKLLIVTFAVGVVTGLVQEFQFGMGWSAFARFYGDVFGPTLAIEGMLAFFLEATFLALWYFGWDRLPRTVHAATIVVVALGTVMSAFIILAANSFMQNPVAYTLDPVTGRARLDDFGALLLNKVNLAAFPHTLAGALMAGGSLLLAIGVWRLRAAGEAGFRTLARLGAWLTVAGGALTALTGDHLGKVITEVQPMKMAAAEALYATTTGAPFSVFAIGGPDGGEPFLSVEIPKLLSILAAGSPGATVQGLDDLQAQYAAQYGPGSYIPMVPVAFWTFRLMIGIGMLAAAVAAYYLWGTRKGRTAHPLVLRLLPLIPILPAAANTFGWIFTETARQPWLAFGISRVADGISPGLTRGEVLASLIGFAVVYGVLAVVWLRLVRHLSRQPLAPAPAAAEPAADKIPVPVY, from the coding sequence ATGGACGTGCTCGACCTGACCCGGCTGCAGTTCGCGGTCGTGACGATCTACCACTACTTCTTCGTGCCGCTGTCGATCAGCCTCGCCGCCACCGCGGCCGGTCTCCAGCTCACCTGGCTGCGCACCGGCGACGACAAGTACCGCGACCTCACGAAGTTCGTCGGCAAGCTGCTGATCGTCACCTTCGCCGTCGGCGTGGTCACCGGGCTCGTACAGGAATTCCAGTTCGGCATGGGCTGGAGCGCGTTCGCCCGCTTCTACGGCGACGTCTTCGGCCCCACGCTCGCCATCGAAGGCATGCTCGCGTTCTTCCTGGAGGCCACGTTCCTCGCCCTGTGGTACTTCGGCTGGGACCGGCTGCCCCGCACGGTGCACGCCGCCACGATCGTCGTCGTCGCGCTCGGCACCGTCATGAGCGCGTTCATCATCCTCGCCGCCAACTCGTTCATGCAGAACCCGGTCGCGTACACCCTGGACCCGGTGACCGGGCGCGCCCGCCTCGACGACTTCGGCGCGCTGCTGCTCAACAAGGTCAACCTCGCCGCGTTCCCGCACACCCTCGCGGGCGCGCTCATGGCCGGCGGATCGCTGCTGCTGGCCATCGGCGTCTGGCGGCTGCGCGCGGCCGGGGAGGCCGGATTCCGTACGCTGGCCCGCCTCGGCGCCTGGCTCACCGTGGCCGGCGGGGCGCTGACCGCGCTGACCGGCGACCACCTCGGCAAGGTCATCACCGAGGTGCAGCCGATGAAGATGGCCGCCGCCGAGGCCCTGTACGCCACCACCACCGGAGCGCCGTTCTCCGTCTTCGCCATCGGCGGCCCGGACGGCGGCGAGCCGTTCCTCAGCGTCGAGATCCCCAAGCTGCTGTCGATCCTCGCCGCCGGCAGCCCGGGCGCCACCGTGCAGGGCCTCGACGACCTCCAGGCCCAGTACGCCGCCCAGTACGGCCCCGGCAGCTACATCCCGATGGTCCCCGTGGCGTTCTGGACGTTCCGCCTCATGATCGGCATCGGCATGCTGGCCGCCGCCGTGGCCGCGTACTACCTGTGGGGCACGCGCAAGGGACGCACGGCCCACCCGCTGGTGCTGCGCTTGCTGCCGCTGATCCCGATCCTGCCCGCGGCCGCCAACACCTTCGGCTGGATCTTCACCGAGACCGCCCGGCAGCCCTGGCTCGCGTTCGGCATCTCGCGCGTGGCCGACGGCATCTCCCCCGGCCTCACCCGCGGCGAGGTCCTCGCCTCGCTCATCGGCTTCGCCGTCGTCTACGGCGTCCTCGCCGTCGTCTGGCTGCGCCTCGTCCGCCACCTGAGTCGGCAACCGCTCGCCCCGGCGCCCGCCGCCGCCGAGCCGGCCGCCGACAAGATCCCCGTCCCCGTCTACTGA
- the cydB gene encoding cytochrome d ubiquinol oxidase subunit II, whose amino-acid sequence MVTVWFSLVVLCWVLFFVLEGFDFGVGVLGPVLGRDDHERGAIVRTVGPFWDGNEVWLVAAIGVTFAAFPDWYAALLSGFYLPMAALLLLLAVRGVALEFRGKGDGERWRRRCDTALAASSAAIVLLWGAVLGVLTHGLALGADGEVTGAGLSRSLDPLLSWPALAGAGLAFYAALLIGAVFLALRTTGPVHARARRWSVRLAAAGTVVLGGAGFATGSRLVLAAAALCMGITLVARHGRELVAFGITALGVAGAVVAVFTAHGDVVLRSTLDPAWSLTMTGAAATDSALRLLSVVGVVVLPGVLVYQAFSYWVFRRRVASERVPS is encoded by the coding sequence ATGGTCACCGTCTGGTTCTCGCTCGTCGTGCTCTGCTGGGTGCTGTTCTTCGTCCTGGAGGGCTTCGACTTCGGCGTCGGCGTGCTCGGGCCCGTGCTCGGCCGCGACGACCACGAGCGCGGGGCGATCGTGCGTACGGTCGGCCCGTTCTGGGACGGCAACGAGGTCTGGCTGGTCGCCGCGATCGGCGTGACATTCGCCGCCTTCCCCGACTGGTACGCCGCCCTGCTGTCCGGCTTCTACCTGCCCATGGCCGCCCTCCTGCTGCTGCTGGCCGTCCGCGGCGTCGCCCTCGAGTTCCGCGGCAAGGGCGACGGCGAACGGTGGCGCCGCCGCTGCGACACCGCCCTCGCCGCGAGCTCCGCCGCCATCGTGCTGCTCTGGGGGGCGGTGCTGGGCGTGCTCACCCACGGGCTCGCGCTCGGCGCGGACGGGGAGGTCACCGGCGCCGGCCTGAGCAGGAGCCTCGATCCCCTGCTGTCCTGGCCGGCGCTCGCCGGCGCCGGCCTCGCGTTCTACGCCGCCCTGCTCATCGGGGCCGTCTTCCTCGCGTTGCGCACCACCGGGCCCGTGCACGCCCGCGCCCGCCGGTGGAGCGTGCGCCTCGCCGCGGCCGGGACCGTCGTCCTCGGCGGGGCCGGCTTCGCGACCGGCAGCCGGCTCGTGCTCGCCGCGGCCGCGCTCTGCATGGGCATCACCCTGGTCGCACGGCACGGCCGGGAACTCGTCGCGTTCGGCATCACCGCACTGGGCGTCGCCGGGGCCGTCGTGGCCGTCTTCACCGCGCACGGGGACGTGGTGCTGCGCAGCACGCTCGACCCCGCCTGGTCGCTCACCATGACGGGAGCGGCGGCCACGGACTCCGCACTGCGGCTGCTCAGCGTCGTCGGGGTCGTCGTGCTGCCGGGCGTCCTCGTCTACCAGGCGTTCTCGTACTGGGTGTTCCGCCGCCGGGTCGCCAGCGAGCGGGTGCCCTCGTGA